A region of Marnyiella aurantia DNA encodes the following proteins:
- a CDS encoding TonB-dependent receptor gives MKGFVILGLCAGPLYFAQSMPKDTAKIQEIQSVTFTKRLPVAREIVNVAKDLDHKNLGQDLPVLLKNQTSVVATSDAGNGIGYTGFRIRGVGGSGINVMMNGVPYNDSESQGTFFVNVPDLTSSASQIIIQRGVGTSSNGVSAFGATVNVISKDPAEEFYVRSDNSYGSFNTYKYSAEVGSGKFWNNRLSLMGRYTGIHSDGYIDRASADLQSYNLSALFEEGNTSVRFLAFGGREKTYQAWNGIDRETWLTAPRSNFSGAIYDSDWENIIGFYDNETDNYRQNHYQLLWNQRISPQWKLETTLHYTKGKGFYENYKQGAAYSKYNLSDQVAGAYSDFIRKKWLDNDFYGGVSTLYGKFDNLDLNFGLVANHYFGKHFGQVSDVYVPAISSHEYYRNNGVKDELAGFAKAIYRLNKFEIFGDLQLRNISYNTSVIMEGDDEGMNLSKEWLFFNPKFGLNYLIDSGKIFLSYAHAQREPNRDDLFANTETQPEKLHDFEAGMEKTLGNVMLTANLYFMNYRNQLVLNGKINDIGEFIRENSGESYRTGIELGAAAKLSENWNVSGNLNISRNRNRNFIIEDASGIQDLGDTPISFSPGLIGNLMVNYTPLKNFSLGLQNQYVGRQFLDNTNTAELQLEDYLLTDFNARYILNLKKTDLDFKLLVNNILDRKYVNNGYVDDASPYYFSQAGINFMFGISVLLKK, from the coding sequence ATGAAAGGATTTGTTATTTTAGGACTTTGTGCAGGTCCTCTCTATTTTGCGCAATCTATGCCGAAAGACACGGCAAAAATTCAGGAAATTCAAAGTGTAACTTTCACAAAACGTCTGCCTGTAGCACGTGAAATTGTAAACGTGGCGAAGGACCTGGACCACAAAAACCTCGGTCAGGACCTTCCGGTTCTCCTCAAAAATCAAACTTCCGTGGTGGCAACCTCCGACGCAGGTAATGGCATAGGCTATACCGGATTCCGGATTCGTGGCGTGGGCGGAAGCGGCATCAATGTAATGATGAACGGCGTGCCGTATAACGATTCGGAATCGCAGGGGACCTTTTTTGTCAATGTGCCCGACCTTACCAGTTCGGCCTCTCAAATCATTATTCAGCGCGGAGTGGGAACCTCATCGAACGGTGTCTCGGCATTTGGAGCCACGGTGAACGTAATTTCAAAAGATCCCGCGGAGGAGTTTTATGTCCGTTCAGATAATTCCTACGGTTCCTTCAATACCTATAAATATTCAGCTGAGGTGGGCTCGGGGAAATTCTGGAACAACCGCCTGAGTTTGATGGGTAGGTATACAGGCATACATTCGGACGGTTATATAGACAGAGCTTCAGCTGACCTTCAGTCTTATAATCTGAGTGCACTTTTTGAGGAGGGAAATACCTCTGTGAGATTCCTCGCATTTGGCGGCAGGGAAAAAACCTATCAGGCGTGGAACGGCATTGACCGCGAAACCTGGCTGACGGCGCCCCGTTCAAACTTCTCAGGAGCTATTTATGATTCTGATTGGGAAAACATAATAGGTTTTTATGATAATGAAACCGATAATTACCGCCAAAACCATTATCAGCTGTTGTGGAATCAGCGTATCAGTCCTCAGTGGAAGCTGGAAACCACACTGCACTATACCAAGGGTAAAGGCTTCTATGAAAACTATAAACAGGGCGCGGCTTATTCAAAATATAACCTGTCTGACCAAGTTGCTGGCGCGTATTCGGATTTTATACGAAAAAAGTGGCTGGACAATGATTTCTATGGTGGGGTAAGTACGCTTTACGGTAAGTTTGACAATCTGGATCTGAACTTTGGCCTTGTTGCAAACCACTATTTTGGTAAACATTTCGGTCAGGTGTCTGATGTGTATGTTCCAGCTATTTCCTCACACGAATATTACCGCAATAATGGGGTTAAGGATGAACTTGCAGGTTTTGCAAAAGCCATCTACCGACTTAATAAGTTTGAAATTTTTGGCGATTTGCAGCTCAGGAACATTTCCTACAATACGTCAGTAATCATGGAGGGCGATGATGAAGGCATGAACCTGAGTAAGGAGTGGCTATTCTTCAATCCTAAATTCGGTTTGAATTACCTCATTGATTCGGGAAAAATCTTCTTATCCTACGCTCATGCACAACGCGAGCCCAACCGCGATGACCTTTTTGCCAATACTGAAACCCAGCCGGAAAAACTTCATGATTTTGAGGCAGGAATGGAAAAAACCCTGGGTAATGTTATGCTTACTGCCAATCTGTATTTTATGAACTACCGCAATCAGCTGGTACTGAACGGTAAAATTAATGATATTGGTGAGTTTATCCGCGAAAACAGCGGAGAGAGTTACAGAACCGGGATTGAACTGGGAGCCGCGGCAAAACTCTCCGAAAACTGGAACGTATCCGGTAATCTGAATATAAGCCGAAACCGCAACCGCAACTTTATTATTGAAGATGCCAGCGGAATACAGGACCTGGGGGATACACCTATCTCATTTTCCCCGGGTTTAATTGGTAATCTTATGGTAAATTATACTCCTCTCAAAAACTTCAGTTTGGGTCTGCAGAACCAGTATGTTGGCCGGCAGTTTCTGGACAATACAAATACTGCGGAGCTGCAGCTGGAAGATTATCTGCTTACCGATTTTAACGCCAGATATATTCTGAACCTGAAAAAAACCGATCTGGATTTCAAACTTCTTGTAAATAATATTCTGGACCGTAAATATGTGAATAATGGTTATGTTGATGACGCTTCACCTTATTATTTCTCGCAGGCCGGTATAAATTTCATGTTTGGGATTTCGGTATTATTGAAGAAGTAA
- the fumC gene encoding class II fumarate hydratase — protein sequence MNYRTEKDTMGEVQVPADKFWGAQTERSRNNFKIGPEGSMPAEIIEAFAYLKKAAAYANADLGVLSGEKRDHIAQACDEILEGKLDDQFPLVIWQTGSGTQSNMNMNEVISNRANVNSGGKLGEKSVIHPNDDVNKSQSSNDTFPTAMHIAAYKKVVEHTLPAVEILRDTLLTKSNEFKDIVKIGRTHLMDATPLTLGQEFSGYAAQLDYAMKSITHTLDHLQELALGGTAVGTGLNTPEGYDVLVAKYISEFTGLPFVTAPNKFEALAAHDAIVESHGALKQLAVALFKIAQDIRMLASGPRSGIGELFIPENEPGSSIMPGKVNPTQNEALTMVCAQVLGNDTSISFAGTQGNYELNVFKPLMAYNFLQSAQLLGDACISFNDHCAVGIEPNLPRIKELVDKSLMLVTALNTHIGYENAAKIAKTAHINGTTLKEEAVNLGLLTAEQFDEWVKPENMI from the coding sequence ATGAATTACAGAACCGAAAAAGATACGATGGGTGAGGTTCAGGTGCCGGCAGATAAGTTCTGGGGCGCACAGACCGAACGTTCGAGAAATAACTTTAAAATTGGTCCGGAAGGCTCCATGCCGGCCGAGATTATCGAAGCATTTGCCTATCTTAAGAAGGCGGCAGCTTATGCAAATGCGGATCTGGGTGTACTTTCGGGGGAGAAACGGGATCATATAGCTCAGGCCTGTGATGAGATTCTTGAGGGCAAACTGGACGATCAGTTCCCGCTGGTTATTTGGCAAACAGGTTCCGGCACTCAGAGTAATATGAATATGAACGAAGTGATTTCCAACCGTGCGAATGTAAACAGTGGCGGAAAGCTGGGCGAAAAATCAGTCATTCACCCTAATGATGATGTAAATAAATCACAAAGCTCCAATGACACCTTTCCGACTGCGATGCACATCGCCGCTTACAAAAAAGTGGTAGAACACACCTTGCCGGCAGTTGAAATTCTTCGCGATACGCTGCTCACAAAAAGCAATGAATTCAAAGATATTGTTAAAATAGGCCGTACGCATCTGATGGATGCCACACCTTTAACACTTGGTCAGGAATTCTCCGGTTACGCAGCTCAGTTGGATTATGCGATGAAGTCAATAACACATACGCTGGATCATCTGCAGGAACTGGCGCTGGGCGGAACTGCCGTAGGTACAGGATTAAACACGCCGGAAGGTTATGATGTCCTGGTGGCAAAGTATATTTCGGAATTTACAGGACTGCCTTTTGTTACTGCACCGAACAAATTTGAAGCGCTAGCTGCGCACGACGCGATTGTGGAAAGCCACGGAGCTCTTAAGCAGCTTGCAGTAGCACTCTTTAAGATCGCACAGGATATCCGGATGCTGGCTTCCGGTCCCCGCAGCGGAATTGGCGAACTATTCATCCCGGAAAATGAACCCGGCTCCTCAATTATGCCCGGTAAAGTGAACCCCACGCAGAATGAAGCATTAACAATGGTTTGCGCACAGGTTCTGGGAAACGATACTTCCATTTCGTTTGCCGGCACGCAGGGAAATTATGAGCTGAATGTCTTCAAACCGCTGATGGCCTATAACTTCCTGCAGTCTGCACAGTTGCTGGGAGATGCGTGCATATCCTTTAATGACCACTGTGCGGTTGGAATTGAACCCAACCTGCCACGCATAAAAGAACTGGTGGACAAAAGCTTAATGCTGGTAACGGCCCTCAATACTCATATTGGTTATGAAAATGCGGCAAAAATTGCAAAGACGGCTCATATCAACGGCACAACGCTGAAGGAGGAAGCAGTGAACCTTGGCTTACTGACCGCTGAACAGTTTGACGAATGGGTAAAACCGGAAAATATGATTTAA
- a CDS encoding heme-binding domain-containing protein, whose product MKKALKIFLYIVAVLVLIQFIPVDRTNIPVDPNLDFVRVMDTPSEVETVLKRSCYDCHSNETRYPQYSYIAPFSWSVKHHVNKARKHLNFSEWGGYNKEQKQGILDKTVRVLEDRKMPLPVYVSYHEEAALTPEARKMLAAYFKSLSEAQNK is encoded by the coding sequence ATGAAGAAGGCTCTTAAAATTTTCCTGTATATCGTAGCTGTGTTGGTCCTGATACAGTTCATTCCGGTTGACCGGACCAATATACCGGTAGATCCGAATTTGGATTTTGTGAGGGTGATGGATACGCCTTCTGAAGTGGAAACGGTTCTGAAAAGATCGTGTTATGACTGCCATTCCAACGAAACACGCTATCCGCAGTACTCATACATCGCGCCTTTCTCATGGTCTGTAAAGCATCATGTAAATAAGGCCAGGAAGCATTTGAATTTTTCAGAATGGGGTGGCTACAATAAGGAGCAGAAGCAGGGGATTCTTGATAAAACAGTTCGCGTACTGGAGGACCGAAAGATGCCTTTGCCTGTTTATGTATCTTATCACGAAGAAGCAGCGCTTACGCCTGAAGCCCGTAAAATGTTGGCTGCCTATTTTAAGTCGCTGTCCGAAGCCCAGAATAAATAA
- a CDS encoding NAD(P)-dependent oxidoreductase, whose protein sequence is MRILQLDKNHPLIKQQLSEKGFVIDDDFSSTYAQLLDIIEPYEGIIIRSRVPMDRNFIQKAGNLKFIARVGAGLENIDLEAAAEFGVSVISSPEGNRDAVAEHVLGMLLVLTNRLFVSAEEVKQGLWRREENRGDELTGKTFGIIGYGNMGKAVARRLSGFSLNAIFYDIKPDLGDAFASAVNLDKLMGTADIISLHIPLTEETHYLVDEVFINGMAKDFYLINASRGKNVKTKALVRGLKSGKIIGAALDVLEFEKPSFEKLDSESDDLKYLLQSEKVIVTPHIAGWTHQSKEKLAQVIVDKIVAEFAS, encoded by the coding sequence ATGAGAATACTGCAGCTTGACAAAAATCATCCGCTGATCAAACAGCAGCTTTCGGAAAAGGGTTTTGTTATTGATGATGACTTCAGCAGCACTTATGCCCAGCTTCTGGATATTATTGAGCCTTATGAAGGGATCATCATCCGCAGTCGCGTCCCAATGGACCGGAACTTCATCCAAAAAGCCGGAAATCTAAAATTTATTGCCCGCGTAGGTGCCGGACTGGAAAATATTGACCTGGAAGCTGCCGCCGAATTTGGTGTCTCCGTCATCAGCTCGCCGGAAGGGAACCGCGATGCTGTGGCCGAACATGTATTAGGGATGCTGCTGGTACTGACCAACCGTCTCTTTGTATCTGCTGAAGAAGTGAAGCAGGGACTTTGGAGAAGGGAGGAAAACCGGGGCGATGAACTCACCGGGAAAACGTTCGGTATCATTGGATACGGAAATATGGGAAAAGCAGTCGCCCGAAGACTTTCCGGTTTCTCACTGAATGCAATATTTTACGATATAAAACCTGATCTTGGGGATGCGTTCGCTTCTGCGGTTAATCTTGACAAGTTAATGGGCACTGCAGACATTATCAGCCTCCATATTCCGCTTACGGAGGAAACTCATTACCTTGTGGATGAGGTTTTCATTAATGGGATGGCTAAGGATTTCTACCTCATCAATGCATCAAGAGGTAAGAATGTTAAAACGAAAGCTTTAGTTCGTGGTTTAAAATCGGGTAAGATAATAGGTGCCGCACTGGATGTTCTTGAGTTTGAAAAACCTTCTTTTGAAAAACTGGATTCCGAAAGTGATGACCTTAAATATCTTCTTCAGTCCGAAAAGGTTATTGTTACTCCCCATATTGCCGGCTGGACTCACCAAAGTAAGGAAAAACTCGCTCAGGTAATTGTAGACAAGATTGTGGCAGAGTTTGCATCCTGA
- a CDS encoding acyl-CoA thioesterase — translation MAQTKKARESLTVMTNIVLPNETNSLRNLFGGELLAKMDRCASISAARHCERRVVTASVNHVSFNHPIPEGGIVVLESKVSRAFSTSMEIYVDVWLDDPINQKKIHTNEGIYTFVAVDEFNRPIPIPNMEPETEQEISRYDAALRRKELSLILSGRMKPADSVELKKLFGQG, via the coding sequence ATGGCGCAAACCAAAAAAGCAAGGGAATCACTCACGGTAATGACCAATATCGTTCTGCCGAACGAAACCAATTCGCTACGCAACCTTTTTGGAGGTGAACTGCTGGCAAAGATGGACCGCTGTGCCTCCATTTCAGCTGCACGTCATTGCGAAAGACGTGTGGTTACCGCATCGGTAAACCACGTTTCTTTTAATCATCCCATTCCGGAGGGCGGTATTGTAGTTTTGGAATCGAAAGTTTCACGTGCATTCTCTACCTCGATGGAGATCTATGTTGATGTTTGGCTGGACGATCCCATTAACCAGAAAAAAATTCATACGAACGAAGGCATTTATACTTTCGTGGCTGTAGACGAATTTAACCGTCCGATTCCGATTCCTAATATGGAACCTGAAACCGAACAGGAAATTTCACGTTACGATGCGGCCCTGCGCAGAAAGGAACTTTCGCTCATTCTTTCCGGACGTATGAAACCCGCTGATTCTGTAGAGCTTAAAAAACTGTTTGGCCAGGGATAA
- a CDS encoding serine hydrolase domain-containing protein, whose protein sequence is MRKGFWLGLMCLMLLGSCKKELEIFQKEPETHLPNFGNVKLNEVFSRKDSKQANGDSIDAVIQNYYNTVWEGGDLWGGFLIAKGDDILFEGYRGFAQDNKQEPITQSTPLHVASISKTITAMAVMKLVEAGKLKLDDEITKYFPDLPYPGVTVQSLLTQRSGLPKYEYFIEKIEPKPAELSKKYLTNQDILNLMIRHKPEAARSPNTGFMYCNTNFAVLALLVEKVTATPFPAAMEQMVFKPLKMKNSFIFQEKDTLTASKSFYNRGPKVYPYDRLDLIYGDKNVYTTPRDLLNFSRAMYAENFLRKDLKDMVFEPYSNERAGINNYGIGFRMKVYDNGNKLTFHTGWWHGTNSVFAHLLGSNVTIVAIGNKFSRQPYTALSLAALFDQYPIEVDRLKNTLKKGSAASSGSEEDSAGINGG, encoded by the coding sequence ATGAGAAAAGGATTTTGGCTTGGCTTAATGTGTCTGATGTTGCTGGGCTCCTGTAAGAAGGAGCTGGAAATTTTCCAGAAAGAGCCAGAAACACACCTGCCTAATTTCGGAAATGTTAAGCTGAATGAAGTATTTAGCCGTAAGGACAGCAAGCAGGCAAATGGTGATTCTATTGACGCCGTTATTCAGAATTATTATAATACAGTATGGGAAGGTGGCGACCTTTGGGGCGGATTCCTTATAGCCAAAGGCGACGATATTCTCTTTGAAGGTTACCGTGGATTTGCACAGGACAACAAACAGGAACCGATTACCCAATCCACACCTTTGCACGTAGCATCCATCAGCAAAACCATAACGGCTATGGCAGTAATGAAGCTTGTGGAGGCCGGAAAACTAAAGCTGGACGATGAAATAACCAAGTACTTTCCAGATTTACCTTATCCCGGCGTTACTGTTCAGTCTCTGCTTACGCAGCGTAGCGGCTTACCAAAATACGAGTATTTTATTGAGAAAATAGAACCAAAGCCGGCGGAACTCAGCAAAAAATATCTCACTAATCAGGACATCCTGAATCTTATGATCCGTCATAAGCCTGAAGCTGCCCGAAGCCCAAACACCGGCTTCATGTACTGTAATACTAACTTTGCCGTGCTGGCCTTACTGGTAGAGAAAGTTACTGCTACCCCGTTCCCCGCAGCAATGGAACAGATGGTCTTTAAACCCCTGAAGATGAAGAATTCATTTATTTTTCAGGAGAAAGATACCCTTACCGCTTCCAAATCATTCTATAACCGAGGTCCGAAAGTATATCCGTATGACCGTCTGGATTTAATTTATGGCGATAAGAATGTGTATACCACACCACGTGACCTGCTTAATTTTTCCCGGGCTATGTACGCTGAAAATTTCCTGAGAAAAGACCTGAAGGATATGGTTTTTGAACCTTACAGTAACGAGCGTGCGGGCATCAACAATTACGGTATCGGTTTCCGTATGAAGGTTTATGATAACGGCAACAAGCTTACCTTTCACACCGGTTGGTGGCATGGGACCAATTCGGTATTTGCTCATCTGCTGGGTTCCAATGTGACTATTGTGGCTATTGGTAATAAGTTTTCCCGTCAGCCCTACACAGCACTGTCGCTGGCCGCCCTGTTCGACCAGTATCCAATTGAAGTGGACCGCTTAAAGAATACTCTGAAGAAGGGTTCCGCAGCTTCTTCCGGAAGTGAGGAAGATTCTGCAGGTATAAATGGCGGATAA
- a CDS encoding fumarate hydratase, translating to MEFQYQEPYPILKDDTKYRKLSSEYLKIDYLGGREILSVDPKALELLAENALADVSFMLRSSHLQKLRNIIDDPEATDNDRFVAYNLLQNAAVAVEGALPSCQDTGTAICVAKKGDNVYTGADDAEWISRGIYNTYQSRNLRFSQVVPLSMFEEKNSGTNLPAQIDIYATKGEEYKFLFLAKGGGSANKTFLYQKTKSLLNDKALEAFVRERIMDLGTAACPPYHLALVIGGTSAEANLAAVKKASAGYYDHLPTEGNMGGQAFRDLEWERRVQEICQETSIGAQFGGKYLTHDVRVIRLPRHAASCPVGMGVSCSADRNIKGFINREGIFLEQLETDPKRFLPETAPHLEAAVQINLNRPMPEILAELSQYPIKTRLSLNGTLIVARDIAHAKIKELIDSGQPMPEYFKNHPVYYAGPAKTHPDGMASGSFGPTTAGRMDVYVDEFQSLGGSMIMLAKGNRSKEVTNACAKYGGFYLGSVGGPAAILAKENIKSVEIVDFEELGMEAVRKIEIENFPAFIISDDKGNDFFESIGS from the coding sequence ATGGAATTTCAATATCAGGAACCTTATCCTATACTAAAGGACGATACTAAATATAGAAAACTCAGTTCAGAATATTTAAAAATAGATTACCTGGGCGGACGTGAAATCCTGTCGGTAGATCCTAAAGCGCTCGAGCTTCTGGCAGAAAATGCCTTGGCTGATGTTTCTTTTATGCTTAGGTCTTCGCACCTGCAGAAACTCCGGAATATTATAGACGATCCGGAAGCCACGGATAACGACCGTTTCGTTGCCTATAACCTGCTGCAGAACGCTGCTGTTGCTGTGGAGGGGGCCCTGCCGTCATGTCAGGATACAGGTACAGCAATCTGTGTGGCGAAAAAAGGGGATAATGTTTATACAGGAGCTGACGACGCGGAATGGATTTCGCGCGGTATTTACAATACTTACCAAAGCAGAAACCTGCGTTTTTCACAGGTCGTACCTTTATCCATGTTTGAAGAGAAGAATTCGGGGACCAATCTTCCGGCCCAAATCGATATCTATGCAACTAAGGGCGAGGAATACAAATTTCTATTTTTGGCAAAAGGCGGTGGTTCTGCAAACAAGACTTTCCTTTATCAGAAAACCAAATCTTTGCTTAATGATAAAGCTCTCGAAGCTTTTGTTCGTGAGCGCATCATGGATCTTGGTACCGCTGCCTGCCCACCGTATCACCTGGCGCTGGTAATCGGGGGAACTTCTGCTGAAGCGAACCTTGCGGCAGTGAAAAAAGCCAGTGCCGGTTATTATGACCATCTGCCAACCGAAGGAAACATGGGTGGCCAGGCCTTCCGCGATCTGGAATGGGAGCGCCGCGTTCAGGAAATCTGTCAGGAAACCTCCATCGGAGCGCAGTTCGGCGGTAAGTACCTTACCCATGACGTTCGCGTAATCCGCTTACCGAGACATGCTGCTTCCTGCCCGGTAGGAATGGGTGTTTCCTGTTCTGCTGACCGTAACATCAAGGGGTTCATCAACCGCGAGGGCATCTTCCTGGAGCAACTGGAAACAGATCCTAAAAGATTTTTGCCGGAAACCGCACCTCACCTGGAGGCTGCCGTACAGATTAACCTGAACAGACCGATGCCGGAAATCCTGGCAGAACTCTCACAATATCCCATCAAAACCCGTTTGAGCCTGAATGGAACACTGATCGTAGCGCGTGATATTGCACATGCAAAGATTAAGGAACTTATAGACAGCGGACAGCCAATGCCTGAATATTTCAAGAATCATCCTGTGTACTACGCCGGACCTGCTAAAACGCACCCGGACGGAATGGCCTCCGGAAGTTTCGGACCTACAACAGCGGGCAGAATGGATGTTTATGTGGATGAATTCCAGAGTTTGGGCGGCTCTATGATAATGCTGGCCAAAGGAAACAGATCTAAAGAAGTGACCAACGCCTGTGCAAAGTATGGTGGGTTTTACCTGGGTTCTGTAGGTGGTCCCGCCGCAATCCTTGCTAAGGAGAATATTAAATCGGTGGAGATTGTAGATTTCGAAGAATTAGGAATGGAAGCCGTTCGTAAGATTGAAATTGAAAACTTCCCGGCTTTTATTATATCCGATGACAAAGGGAATGACTTCTTTGAATCTATAGGCAGCTAA
- a CDS encoding Ig-like domain-containing domain — translation MLKPFFLILTVLLLFSCARVGSPVGGERDTIAPRVMGSNIDTPRVNVPRDLKELRISFDEYITLKDASKNLIISPPLKKIKRILPSSLATKEIVIQWEDTLQANTTYSFNFGSSIQDHNEGNMLPYYNYAFSTGEKIDDLYISGEVTEALQIKATPAKISRVVGLYQAKDSMDYRQKPYYITRVDEDGYYELNYLSPGTYRILAFEDENSNSVYDPGKEKVGFLKEPVVVENSVSGLPISLFPSKKSFRYQEMKEMPGGVLMLFEGNPQSVEVRSVSEKLRDFRVTHRPKSDSVKIWFDAVRQNIGTDVSENLRLSYDAQGKQDTVSLFYKRDATNEMTISNTEGALLPPRTDFRVTSNYIVDRIQPEKWTLTIDSLTAVPFTARISETNPYQILVNAGFVEGNKYQLTIPSKTVSSFYEATAKPYRFDFEADKVQNYGSFTARLTNKPDSRYWIQLLDSSEKVQYTTFTDAAEVKFNIVKPGEYFVRILVDNNGNGHWDEADFLNQQFAEDAYIFYKKVNIRPLWELVEDWDLKDTRKLDPIKPESTTPQATPANTEEPVRTPDIRGNVPSTRPARTLERN, via the coding sequence ATGCTGAAGCCTTTTTTCCTTATACTGACAGTTTTGCTGTTATTTTCCTGCGCCAGAGTGGGTTCGCCTGTAGGAGGAGAGCGGGACACCATTGCCCCACGTGTCATGGGCTCAAATATAGATACCCCAAGAGTGAATGTTCCCAGGGACCTGAAGGAACTTCGGATATCTTTTGACGAGTACATTACCCTCAAGGATGCAAGCAAGAACCTCATTATCTCGCCCCCACTTAAGAAAATTAAAAGGATCCTGCCTTCCAGTCTTGCCACTAAAGAAATAGTGATTCAATGGGAAGATACGCTTCAGGCAAATACTACCTACAGTTTTAATTTCGGAAGTTCCATTCAGGATCATAACGAAGGGAACATGCTCCCTTATTATAACTATGCATTTTCAACAGGCGAGAAAATTGACGACCTTTATATTAGTGGTGAAGTTACAGAGGCGCTTCAGATTAAAGCTACACCAGCCAAGATAAGCAGGGTGGTTGGTCTGTACCAGGCAAAGGATTCAATGGATTACCGCCAGAAGCCCTATTATATTACAAGGGTGGATGAGGACGGTTATTATGAACTTAATTACCTGTCGCCGGGTACCTATCGAATTCTTGCTTTTGAAGATGAGAATTCGAACTCTGTGTATGATCCTGGAAAAGAGAAGGTGGGCTTCCTTAAAGAGCCTGTGGTTGTTGAGAATTCGGTTTCCGGATTGCCTATCAGTCTCTTTCCGTCGAAGAAATCATTCCGCTATCAGGAAATGAAGGAAATGCCCGGAGGTGTGCTGATGCTTTTCGAAGGAAATCCACAGAGCGTGGAAGTCCGTTCGGTTTCAGAAAAGCTGAGAGATTTCAGAGTAACTCACCGTCCGAAATCCGACAGTGTGAAGATTTGGTTTGATGCAGTTAGACAGAATATTGGAACTGATGTAAGTGAGAATCTGAGATTAAGCTATGATGCCCAGGGTAAACAGGATACGGTATCGTTGTTTTACAAAAGAGACGCGACAAATGAAATGACCATTTCAAATACCGAGGGAGCGCTGTTACCACCACGAACCGACTTCAGGGTGACCAGTAACTATATAGTGGACAGAATTCAGCCTGAAAAATGGACTCTTACCATAGACAGTCTTACTGCAGTACCGTTTACTGCCAGAATTTCTGAGACAAACCCTTACCAGATCCTGGTTAATGCCGGATTTGTGGAGGGCAATAAATACCAGCTAACCATCCCAAGCAAAACGGTCTCTTCTTTTTATGAAGCTACCGCAAAACCTTACCGTTTCGATTTTGAAGCAGATAAAGTTCAGAATTATGGCAGCTTTACGGCCCGCCTTACCAATAAACCTGATTCACGTTACTGGATTCAGCTGCTGGACTCATCAGAAAAAGTACAGTACACCACTTTTACAGATGCTGCTGAGGTGAAATTTAATATAGTGAAGCCTGGCGAATATTTTGTACGTATTTTAGTAGATAATAATGGTAACGGTCATTGGGATGAAGCCGATTTCCTGAATCAGCAGTTTGCCGAGGACGCATATATTTTCTACAAGAAAGTAAATATCCGTCCGCTTTGGGAACTGGTGGAAGACTGGGATCTGAAGGATACGCGAAAACTTGACCCTATAAAACCGGAATCAACTACGCCGCAGGCTACACCTGCCAATACCGAAGAACCGGTCCGCACTCCGGATATCCGCGGAAATGTACCTTCCACAAGACCGGCAAGAACCCTGGAAAGAAACTGA